A region of Bradyrhizobium sp. SZCCHNS1050 DNA encodes the following proteins:
- a CDS encoding acyl-CoA dehydrogenase family protein — translation MNFDFSDDQKQLRDQARKFLAEKCPPKAVRVVLDGKEPYDRALWKGFAEMGFLGVAIPEEYGGAGAGHLELCVIAEEVGRALAPVPFSSTVYLAAEALMLAGSDAQKQAWLPKIANGEAIGTLALFEGTGNPSPKAIKCEAANGVLNGTKKPVADGAIADLIIVAARTGSTGRDGDISLFLVGPKAGGVEAKALTNLDPTRGQAELTFKNCKAEPLGAAGEGWSIITQVLDRAAVLTAFEQVGGSDRALEMGRDYALDRIAFGRPIGSFQAVKHMLADMYVSATLARSNSYYGAWALSTNAPELPEAAASARISATQAFQHCAKNNIQVHGGMGFTWEFDCHMYYRRANALALGLGSLSYWEDQLIDRMRKRNAA, via the coding sequence ATGAACTTCGATTTCTCCGACGACCAGAAGCAGTTGCGGGACCAGGCGCGGAAATTCCTCGCCGAGAAGTGTCCGCCCAAGGCGGTGCGTGTCGTGCTCGATGGCAAGGAGCCGTATGACCGAGCGCTGTGGAAAGGCTTTGCCGAGATGGGCTTCCTCGGCGTCGCCATTCCGGAGGAGTACGGCGGCGCGGGCGCCGGCCATCTCGAGCTCTGCGTGATCGCCGAGGAAGTCGGCCGCGCGCTGGCGCCGGTGCCGTTCTCGTCGACCGTGTATCTTGCGGCGGAGGCGCTGATGCTGGCCGGCAGCGATGCGCAGAAGCAGGCCTGGCTGCCGAAGATCGCCAATGGCGAGGCGATCGGCACCTTGGCGTTATTCGAGGGCACCGGCAATCCGTCGCCGAAAGCGATCAAGTGTGAGGCCGCCAACGGCGTGCTCAACGGCACCAAGAAGCCGGTCGCCGACGGCGCCATCGCGGATCTCATCATCGTTGCCGCGCGTACCGGCTCGACCGGCCGCGACGGCGACATCTCGCTGTTCCTGGTCGGCCCCAAGGCGGGCGGCGTCGAAGCCAAGGCGCTGACCAATCTCGATCCGACGCGCGGCCAGGCCGAGCTCACCTTCAAGAACTGCAAGGCGGAGCCGCTCGGCGCCGCCGGCGAGGGTTGGAGCATCATCACCCAGGTGCTCGATCGCGCCGCGGTGCTGACGGCGTTCGAGCAGGTCGGCGGCTCCGACCGCGCGCTGGAGATGGGCCGCGACTACGCGCTCGACCGGATCGCCTTTGGTCGTCCGATCGGCTCGTTCCAGGCGGTCAAGCACATGCTGGCCGACATGTACGTCTCGGCGACCTTGGCGCGCTCCAACTCCTATTATGGCGCCTGGGCGCTCTCGACCAATGCGCCGGAATTGCCGGAGGCCGCGGCCTCAGCGCGCATCAGCGCGACGCAAGCCTTTCAACACTGCGCCAAGAACAACATCCAGGTTCATGGCGGCATGGGCTTCACCTGGGAGTTCGACTGTCACATGTACTACCGACGCGCCAACGCGCTCGCGCTCGGCCTTGGCAGTCTCTCTTACTGGGAAGACCAGCTGATCGACCGCATGCGCAAGCGCAATGCGGCGTGA
- a CDS encoding acyl-CoA dehydrogenase codes for MNFDDTPQEAAFRAEARSWIAANAPKQYEDELRATSLGRVGLKNADILEVAKAWQKKKADAGWACLHWPKEYGGRGSSPIERVIWQQEEGPYGKLSGMFIIGHGMCGPTMMAYASEAHKRQYLPPLASGEKVWCQLFSEPAGGSDVAGLRTRAEKRGDDWVINGQKIWTSGAHYSDYGILLTRTDPTVPKHKGLTMFFLDMKSPGVEVRPIKQASGHSDFNEVYFTDVVIPDSQRLGAVNDGWNVALTTLMNERMSIGAGVATGFPELFDFCSNLMLDDRPAIEDRNVRSKLASWAVKASGLKYTSIRAISALSKGERPGPENSIGKLVAGPMIQDVATYALDLQGAAGVLSGPEAELAGKFQAMLLRAPGTRVEGGTDEIMRNIIAERVLGLPGDIRVDKDLPFNQVPTKGRS; via the coding sequence ATGAATTTCGATGACACCCCGCAAGAGGCTGCGTTCCGCGCCGAGGCGCGCTCCTGGATCGCCGCCAATGCGCCGAAGCAGTATGAAGACGAGCTGCGCGCGACCTCGCTCGGCCGCGTCGGGCTGAAGAACGCCGATATCCTTGAGGTCGCCAAGGCCTGGCAGAAGAAGAAGGCTGATGCCGGCTGGGCCTGCCTGCATTGGCCCAAGGAGTATGGCGGTCGCGGGTCCTCACCCATCGAGCGCGTGATCTGGCAGCAGGAGGAGGGGCCCTACGGCAAGCTGTCCGGCATGTTCATCATCGGTCATGGCATGTGCGGGCCGACCATGATGGCCTACGCCTCGGAGGCGCATAAGCGGCAGTATCTGCCGCCGCTGGCCTCGGGCGAGAAGGTGTGGTGCCAGCTGTTCTCCGAGCCGGCCGGCGGCTCCGACGTCGCCGGCCTGCGCACCCGCGCCGAGAAGCGCGGCGACGACTGGGTGATCAACGGCCAGAAGATCTGGACCTCGGGCGCGCACTACTCCGACTACGGCATCCTGCTGACGCGCACGGATCCAACAGTGCCCAAGCATAAGGGTCTCACCATGTTCTTCCTGGACATGAAGAGCCCGGGTGTCGAGGTCCGGCCGATCAAGCAGGCGAGCGGGCACTCGGATTTCAACGAGGTCTATTTCACCGACGTCGTGATCCCGGACTCGCAGCGTCTCGGCGCGGTCAATGACGGCTGGAACGTCGCGCTCACCACCTTGATGAACGAACGCATGTCGATCGGCGCCGGCGTCGCCACCGGCTTCCCGGAGCTGTTCGACTTCTGCTCCAACCTGATGCTGGACGATCGTCCCGCGATCGAGGACCGCAATGTGCGCTCGAAGCTCGCGAGTTGGGCGGTGAAGGCGAGCGGGCTGAAATACACCAGCATCCGCGCCATCTCGGCGCTGTCGAAGGGCGAGCGGCCGGGACCTGAGAACTCGATCGGTAAACTGGTCGCAGGACCGATGATCCAGGACGTCGCGACCTACGCGCTCGACCTGCAGGGCGCCGCCGGCGTGCTCAGCGGTCCCGAGGCCGAGCTCGCCGGAAAATTCCAGGCGATGCTGCTGCGCGCGCCCGGCACCCGCGTCGAAGGCGGCACCGACGAGATCATGCGCAACATCATCGCGGAGCGCGTGCTGGGTCTTCCTGGCGACATCCGCGTCGACAAGGACCTTCCGTTCAACCAGGTTCCGACCAAGGGACGAAGCTAA
- a CDS encoding acyl-CoA dehydrogenase: MNFDDTPQEAAFRDTARAWIAANAPRELEEELASSSLGRIRLKHADIVEVGKAWQKKKSDAGWACLHWPKEYGGRGATPIERVIWQQEEGVYGKLTQPFQIGEGMCGPTVMAYGSEEHKRRYLPKLASGEEIWCQLFSEPAGGSDVAGLRTRAEKRGDDWLINGQKIWTSGAHYSDYGLLITRTDPNVPKHKGLTMFFLDMKSPGVEVRPIKQANGMQEFNEVYFTDVVIPDCQRLGAVGDGWNVSLTTLMNERMSIGARLATGFPEMFEFCANLMTESGLAIDDRATRSKLASWAVKASGLKYTSYRAISALSKGERPGPENSIGKLVAGVMLQDIATYALDLEGGAGVLTGADETVTQGQFQQMLLTSPSMRIAGGTDEILRNIIAERVLGLPGDIRVDKDVPFNKVPTKGRS; encoded by the coding sequence ATGAACTTTGACGACACCCCGCAGGAAGCCGCTTTTCGCGACACCGCGCGCGCTTGGATCGCGGCCAACGCGCCGAGGGAGCTGGAGGAGGAGCTCGCGAGCTCCTCGCTCGGCCGCATCCGGCTCAAGCACGCCGACATCGTCGAGGTCGGCAAGGCCTGGCAGAAGAAGAAATCCGATGCCGGCTGGGCCTGCCTGCACTGGCCGAAGGAGTATGGCGGCCGCGGCGCGACGCCGATCGAGCGGGTGATCTGGCAGCAGGAGGAGGGCGTCTATGGCAAGCTGACGCAGCCGTTCCAGATCGGCGAGGGCATGTGCGGCCCGACCGTGATGGCCTATGGCAGCGAAGAGCATAAGCGGCGCTATCTGCCGAAGCTCGCTTCCGGCGAGGAGATCTGGTGCCAGCTGTTCTCCGAGCCCGCCGGCGGCTCCGATGTCGCTGGCCTGCGCACCCGCGCCGAGAAGCGCGGCGACGACTGGCTCATCAACGGCCAGAAGATCTGGACGTCGGGGGCGCACTACTCGGATTACGGCCTGCTGATCACGCGCACCGATCCCAATGTGCCCAAGCACAAGGGCCTGACGATGTTCTTCCTGGACATGAAGAGCCCGGGCGTCGAGGTCCGCCCGATCAAGCAGGCCAACGGTATGCAGGAGTTCAACGAGGTCTATTTCACCGACGTGGTGATCCCGGACTGCCAGCGCCTTGGCGCGGTCGGCGACGGCTGGAACGTGTCGCTGACCACCTTGATGAACGAGCGCATGTCGATCGGCGCGCGGCTCGCCACCGGCTTCCCGGAGATGTTCGAGTTCTGCGCCAATCTGATGACCGAGAGCGGACTCGCCATCGACGATCGCGCCACGCGCTCGAAACTGGCGTCGTGGGCGGTCAAGGCCAGTGGGCTGAAATACACGAGCTACCGCGCGATCTCGGCGCTGTCCAAGGGCGAGCGGCCCGGACCTGAGAATTCCATCGGCAAGCTGGTCGCCGGCGTCATGCTGCAGGATATCGCGACCTACGCGTTGGATCTCGAAGGCGGCGCCGGCGTGCTGACCGGCGCGGACGAGACGGTGACGCAGGGCCAGTTTCAGCAGATGCTGCTGACCTCGCCCTCGATGCGCATCGCCGGCGGCACCGACGAGATCCTGCGCAACATCATCGCCGAGCGCGTGCTCGGTCTGCCCGGTGACATCCGGGTCGACAAGGACGTGCCGTTCAACAAGGTGCCGACCAAGGGGCGCAGCTGA
- a CDS encoding nitroreductase, giving the protein MAARFSCRRFQPEPVPRATIERILTAAQKTASWCNSQPWRVEITSGAATEAFRKVMYAAASSGKAASGDFPFPREYTGVYLERRRESGFQLYNALDIPRGDKAAYARQALENYNFFGAPHVAVIHSDEALGTYGAIDCGGYVTSFMLAAQALGIATVPQAALAFHSDVVRQHFGLGADRKVVCGISFGCPDLGDKANSYRTSRATVAETVRFHDE; this is encoded by the coding sequence ATGGCCGCGCGCTTCTCCTGCCGCAGATTCCAGCCCGAGCCCGTGCCGCGCGCCACCATCGAGCGCATCCTGACGGCGGCGCAGAAAACTGCGTCCTGGTGCAACAGCCAGCCGTGGCGTGTCGAGATCACCTCTGGTGCGGCGACCGAGGCTTTCCGGAAGGTGATGTATGCGGCGGCCTCCAGCGGCAAGGCGGCGTCGGGCGACTTTCCTTTCCCGCGCGAATACACCGGCGTCTATCTGGAACGGCGGCGCGAGAGCGGTTTCCAGCTCTACAACGCGCTCGACATCCCGCGCGGCGACAAGGCGGCTTATGCCCGGCAGGCGCTGGAGAACTACAATTTCTTCGGCGCGCCGCATGTGGCGGTCATCCACAGCGACGAGGCGCTCGGCACCTATGGCGCGATCGATTGCGGCGGCTACGTCACGAGCTTCATGCTGGCGGCGCAGGCACTCGGCATTGCCACCGTGCCGCAGGCGGCGCTCGCGTTTCACTCCGACGTGGTGCGGCAGCACTTCGGGCTTGGCGCCGACCGCAAGGTGGTCTGCGGCATCTCGTTCGGTTGTCCCGATCTCGGTGACAAGGCCAACTCCTACCGCACCAGCCGCGCCACGGTCGCCGAAACGGTCCGCTTTCACGACGAATAA
- a CDS encoding acyl-homoserine-lactone synthase encodes MPEIHVVRKDNRALYEKYFDPYYRLRHEIYVKQRKWMALDRPDGREIDQFDTEDSVYLFCIDNGQLIGSMRAVPTQLPTLMSDIFPYLNLRGPIQRPDVYELSRIFVIPERRGEHAGPRIDMLLLTAIMEYGISIGLTGFSIVLETWWLPRFEKCGWKARPLGVPHMMDGMSVMAVLVDCDETTWKSLCEQIGLTRPTLTWQGLEDVSRQALPDIFLHLPPAAQPAQ; translated from the coding sequence ATGCCTGAGATTCATGTCGTTCGAAAAGATAATCGCGCTCTGTACGAGAAATATTTCGATCCGTATTACCGGCTGCGCCACGAGATCTACGTCAAGCAGCGCAAGTGGATGGCGCTCGATCGTCCCGACGGGCGCGAGATCGATCAGTTCGACACCGAGGATTCGGTCTATCTGTTCTGCATCGACAACGGCCAGTTGATCGGGTCGATGCGCGCGGTGCCGACGCAGTTGCCGACGCTGATGAGCGACATCTTCCCGTATCTGAATCTGCGCGGCCCGATCCAGCGCCCCGACGTCTACGAACTGTCGCGCATCTTCGTGATCCCGGAGCGCCGCGGCGAGCATGCCGGCCCGCGGATCGACATGCTGCTGCTCACCGCAATCATGGAGTACGGCATCTCGATCGGGTTGACCGGCTTTTCGATCGTGCTCGAAACCTGGTGGCTGCCGCGGTTCGAGAAGTGCGGCTGGAAGGCGCGGCCGCTCGGCGTACCTCACATGATGGACGGGATGTCGGTGATGGCCGTGCTCGTCGACTGCGATGAAACGACATGGAAGTCACTCTGCGAGCAGATCGGCCTGACGCGGCCAACCCTCACGTGGCAGGGGCTCGAAGACGTCAGCCGCCAGGCCCTGCCGGATATCTTTCTTCATCTTCCACCAGCCGCTCAGCCAGCGCAATGA
- a CDS encoding LuxR family transcriptional regulator: MQVMDAYWGRRALEYVDAIEASKTSASVLSQFEKMISNLGFHAYIMAGVPTSGQSLQQTILANGWPREWFDMYAREQFHRCDPIPRHCISTLNPFAWSEAPYDREDEPGAHEVMTRAKDFRLNEGFCVPIHYDDAVGAVSLAGENPNLAPDARGALHLISIFTHSRLRALARSAASDQSRRLSRIEAEVLGWAARGKTAWETARILGVSERNVRWHLEEAQRKLATKNKTATVATALVNGEISI; this comes from the coding sequence ATGCAAGTGATGGACGCGTATTGGGGACGACGAGCTCTGGAGTACGTCGATGCGATCGAAGCGTCGAAGACCAGCGCGAGCGTGCTCTCCCAGTTCGAGAAGATGATCAGCAACCTGGGCTTTCACGCCTACATCATGGCCGGCGTGCCGACCTCGGGCCAATCGCTGCAGCAAACCATTCTCGCCAACGGCTGGCCGCGGGAATGGTTCGACATGTATGCGCGCGAGCAGTTTCACCGCTGCGATCCGATTCCGCGGCACTGCATCTCGACATTGAATCCATTTGCGTGGTCGGAGGCTCCCTATGACCGCGAGGACGAGCCCGGCGCGCACGAGGTGATGACGCGCGCGAAGGACTTCCGATTGAACGAAGGCTTCTGCGTTCCCATCCACTACGACGATGCCGTGGGCGCCGTCAGCCTTGCAGGCGAAAATCCGAATCTCGCTCCCGATGCGCGGGGCGCGCTGCACCTGATCAGCATCTTCACGCACAGCAGGCTTCGCGCACTGGCGCGCTCCGCCGCGAGCGACCAGAGCCGACGCCTGTCGCGAATCGAGGCCGAGGTGCTGGGCTGGGCGGCGCGCGGCAAGACCGCGTGGGAGACGGCGCGCATCCTCGGTGTCTCCGAACGCAACGTCCGGTGGCATCTGGAAGAAGCACAGCGCAAGCTAGCAACGAAGAACAAGACGGCGACGGTTGCGACCGCTCTTGTCAACGGCGAGATCTCGATCTGA
- a CDS encoding enoyl-CoA hydratase/isomerase family protein, giving the protein MTTGRTSQADDAPSMPLLTIDGARATIRLNRPQHLNRLQPEDLGELLALFDRVEANAALRVLVLTGTGRAFSAGFDLGAIGATPADTAEASSPAFEEVVDRLEDLALPTICRLNGGVYGGSTDLALACDFRIGVDTSEMFMPAARLGLHYYPNGIKRYVSRLGIDNAKRLFLTAEKIDAAEMLRIGYLTGVATADALDAEIDRLAAILAGNAPQAMRGMKRAINEFARGALDDAAARRRHRDSMSGAEIQEGMKSFAEKRTPKF; this is encoded by the coding sequence ATGACGACAGGACGGACCAGCCAGGCCGATGACGCACCGAGCATGCCGCTCCTGACCATCGACGGCGCACGCGCCACCATTCGGCTCAATCGGCCGCAGCATCTCAACCGGCTCCAGCCAGAGGATCTCGGCGAGCTGCTGGCGCTGTTCGACCGGGTCGAGGCCAACGCCGCCTTGCGCGTGCTGGTCCTGACCGGCACCGGGCGGGCGTTCAGCGCCGGCTTCGACCTTGGCGCCATCGGCGCAACGCCGGCGGATACGGCCGAGGCTTCCAGCCCGGCATTCGAGGAGGTCGTCGACCGGCTGGAGGACCTCGCGCTGCCGACGATCTGCCGGCTCAACGGCGGGGTCTATGGCGGCTCGACCGATCTGGCGCTGGCCTGCGATTTCCGGATCGGGGTCGATACCAGCGAGATGTTCATGCCGGCAGCGCGGCTCGGGCTGCACTACTACCCGAATGGCATCAAGCGCTACGTGTCCCGCCTTGGTATCGACAATGCCAAGCGTCTGTTCCTGACGGCGGAGAAGATCGACGCGGCCGAGATGCTGCGCATCGGCTATCTCACCGGCGTGGCGACGGCCGATGCGCTCGACGCGGAGATCGACCGGCTGGCGGCCATTCTGGCCGGCAACGCCCCGCAGGCCATGCGCGGCATGAAGCGCGCCATCAACGAGTTTGCACGCGGAGCCCTCGACGATGCGGCGGCTCGTCGCAGGCATCGGGACAGCATGAGCGGCGCCGAAATCCAGGAAGGCATGAAATCGTTTGCAGAGAAGAGAACGCCGAAATTCTGA
- a CDS encoding cyclic nucleotide-gated ion channel, whose amino-acid sequence MTKPQHPALAAFVTALTGRNMTRAAYVAVALGMSAMVLLTMDPAYEAGGRWIIALLWGCLVFFVVEWAARVQQAVRAHRAAAYLMSGRGLLDTLSALAVPVALVSGMESRTAWLLAVIWVLKVIPGVPGLRQLRRVLVVEARPLLSVLVLFLLVLFLGSVAEYALEHDEQPATFGTIPSALWWAVVTLTTTGYGDVVPITPLGRVVAATVMISGLGVFGLWTGILATGFAAETRRDNFLKTWESVSRVPFFASLGPATIADVAQMLRTIDLPPRATVIRKGEPGDCMYFIAAGEVEVDLPGKKVRLGEGAFFGEMALLGNNLRSADISTTGLSKLLVLDLVDFRVLMARHPDLAQSIDAEARRRTMENRT is encoded by the coding sequence ATGACCAAACCGCAGCACCCTGCCCTGGCGGCATTCGTCACCGCGCTGACCGGACGCAACATGACCAGAGCGGCCTATGTGGCCGTGGCGCTCGGCATGAGCGCCATGGTGTTGTTGACGATGGACCCCGCCTACGAGGCCGGGGGGCGCTGGATCATCGCCCTGCTGTGGGGATGCCTTGTCTTTTTCGTCGTCGAATGGGCCGCTCGGGTTCAGCAGGCCGTGCGGGCGCATCGCGCCGCCGCCTACCTGATGTCGGGCCGGGGACTGCTGGACACGCTCTCCGCCCTCGCCGTGCCGGTTGCGCTGGTCTCGGGCATGGAGTCACGTACCGCGTGGCTGCTGGCGGTCATCTGGGTGCTCAAGGTGATCCCCGGCGTGCCTGGCCTGCGCCAGCTCCGCCGGGTGCTCGTGGTCGAAGCACGCCCGCTGCTGTCGGTGCTGGTGCTGTTCCTGCTGGTGCTGTTTCTCGGATCGGTCGCCGAATACGCGCTCGAACATGACGAGCAGCCGGCCACCTTCGGCACCATCCCCTCCGCGCTATGGTGGGCCGTCGTGACCCTCACCACCACGGGCTATGGCGACGTGGTGCCGATCACGCCGCTCGGGCGGGTGGTCGCCGCCACGGTGATGATCTCCGGCCTCGGCGTGTTCGGCCTATGGACCGGCATCCTGGCGACCGGCTTCGCCGCGGAAACCCGGCGCGACAACTTTCTGAAGACCTGGGAATCGGTCAGCAGGGTACCGTTCTTCGCCAGCCTCGGGCCCGCCACGATCGCCGACGTCGCGCAGATGCTGCGCACCATCGACCTGCCGCCGCGCGCCACCGTGATCCGCAAGGGCGAGCCGGGGGACTGCATGTATTTCATCGCCGCCGGCGAGGTCGAGGTCGACCTTCCCGGCAAGAAGGTCCGGCTCGGCGAGGGCGCGTTCTTCGGCGAGATGGCGCTGCTCGGGAACAACCTGCGTTCGGCCGACATCAGCACGACCGGACTGTCGAAGCTGCTGGTCCTCGACCTCGTCGATTTCCGCGTGCTGATGGCACGCCACCCCGATCTGGCGCAGAGCATCGATGCCGAGGCCAGGCGCCGAACCATGGAGAACAGGACATGA
- a CDS encoding cyclic nucleotide-binding domain-containing protein has protein sequence MDTSHLVEHAGAAGSLFASIFVVATLSMRTMIPLRVFAILTNIVLIATAVPMHNYPVLILHGVLLPLNSYRLHQMLQLVRDVKQSVNSDLSMEWLKPFMTERKCGPGEVLFYKDEKADSMYYIVSGRFRLVESGIELPVGAIVGEFGMISPSNTRTQTLECVEGGLILSVSYDQVEQLYVQNPAFAFYFLRLASARLFQNIETLERRLAQQTTAPAPVAKPA, from the coding sequence ATGGATACCTCACACCTGGTCGAACATGCGGGCGCCGCCGGCAGCCTCTTCGCCTCGATCTTCGTGGTCGCCACGCTGTCGATGCGGACGATGATTCCGCTGCGGGTATTCGCCATCCTCACCAATATCGTCCTGATCGCGACCGCGGTGCCGATGCACAACTACCCGGTCCTGATCCTGCACGGGGTGCTGCTGCCGCTCAACAGCTACCGGCTCCACCAGATGCTGCAGCTGGTCCGCGACGTGAAGCAGTCGGTCAACAGCGACCTCTCCATGGAATGGCTGAAGCCGTTCATGACCGAGCGCAAATGCGGTCCAGGCGAGGTGCTGTTCTACAAGGACGAGAAGGCCGACAGCATGTACTACATCGTCAGCGGCCGCTTCCGCCTGGTCGAATCCGGTATCGAGCTGCCGGTCGGTGCGATCGTCGGCGAGTTCGGCATGATCTCGCCGTCCAATACGCGCACGCAGACGCTGGAATGCGTCGAGGGCGGTCTGATCCTGTCGGTCTCCTACGACCAGGTCGAGCAGCTCTACGTCCAGAACCCCGCCTTTGCCTTCTACTTCCTGCGCCTCGCCAGCGCCCGGCTGTTCCAGAACATCGAAACGCTCGAGCGGCGGCTGGCGCAACAGACCACCGCGCCGGCGCCCGTCGCCAAGCCGGCGTGA
- a CDS encoding DUF6537 domain-containing protein, translating into MESVRSSLRYLFADVIGVDDGEPPFLPQGLPDAAVPAVSDGIHLLMEYQGASYAQLYVDRIKRFVRRSNVDAGMLSQIAQLLAARMAYEDPIRIAQLRLISLDMGKRPGGRESDDVRRFRLDELIGALPQAVAESLLAAFEQIGWLGRRRVKVRFSVRSRLAIRRLKLMAGLRRWRLQSVRYGEERAWAERWLHMIARALDKQPAAAPAVIATATMIQGQGDGYRQGLADWHAIIDGLAKPTFDGVLPISDLASAIAEARAVALAEPGQGALKRTIAQIRARALSVPKTNAAE; encoded by the coding sequence GTGGAAAGCGTCCGGTCCTCGCTGCGATATCTGTTCGCCGACGTCATCGGCGTCGACGATGGCGAGCCGCCTTTTCTGCCTCAGGGCCTTCCTGACGCCGCCGTGCCGGCGGTGAGCGATGGCATCCATCTGCTGATGGAGTATCAGGGCGCGAGCTACGCGCAGCTCTATGTCGATCGCATCAAGCGGTTCGTGCGAAGATCGAACGTCGATGCCGGCATGCTGTCTCAGATCGCGCAGCTGCTGGCCGCCCGCATGGCCTACGAGGATCCGATCCGGATCGCCCAGCTCAGATTGATCAGCCTCGACATGGGGAAGCGCCCGGGGGGACGCGAGAGCGACGACGTCAGGAGGTTTCGCCTCGACGAGCTGATCGGTGCGCTGCCGCAAGCCGTGGCGGAATCGTTGCTGGCAGCCTTCGAGCAGATCGGCTGGTTAGGTCGGCGCCGGGTCAAGGTCCGCTTTTCGGTCCGATCGCGGTTGGCCATTCGCCGCCTCAAGCTGATGGCCGGCCTGCGGCGCTGGCGGCTGCAGTCGGTGCGCTATGGCGAGGAGCGCGCCTGGGCCGAGCGGTGGCTGCACATGATCGCGCGCGCGCTGGACAAGCAGCCTGCGGCGGCGCCCGCCGTGATCGCGACGGCGACCATGATCCAGGGGCAGGGCGACGGCTACCGGCAGGGTCTCGCTGATTGGCATGCCATCATCGATGGCCTGGCCAAGCCCACCTTCGATGGCGTCCTGCCGATCTCGGATCTCGCCTCCGCCATCGCCGAGGCGCGCGCCGTTGCGCTGGCAGAGCCGGGACAGGGGGCGCTGAAGCGGACCATCGCGCAGATCCGGGCGAGGGCGCTCTCAGTGCCGAAGACCAACGCCGCGGAATGA